CGCGCGCTCAAGCGATTCCGTACCCAAAGCTCTAGTTTCTTCGAATAAAGTTTGGATTTTCACCGTCCATTGCCCGATCTGTCGCCGGGGCTCCGTGGCTCGGCTCGATCTGGCCGAGCCCCAGCCTCCGGTGAGCTCGATTCCGGGCGCGCCGGTGCTGGATCTGCCCGATTCGGTCCCGATCGGGTGTGGGATTTCAGAAATCGACGGGCTTTCTCGGTCGGGCAGCGGGGCAGGCAGGTGCTGACTTGGCTGTTCTTTTTTGCTTTATTGATCCGGCGCAGGCATGGGCGCGGCGTACGGGACGGCGAAGAGCGGCGTCGGCGTGGCGTCGATGGGCGTGATGCGGCCGGAGCTCGTCATGAAGTCCATCGTGCCCGTCGTCATGGCTGGTGTGCTTGGTATCTACGGGCTCATCATCGCCGTCATCATCAGCACGGGGATCAACCCCAAGGCCAAGTCATACTACCTGTTCGATGGCTACGCCCACCTCTCGTCCGGGCTTGCCTGTGGCCTTGCTGGGCTTGCAGCTGGCATGGCCATCGGCATTGTAGGTGATGCTGGAGTCAGGTAAAAAGCTCTCTGTAGTGAACATCCATCCTAGATTTATGTCTTTTTGTTACTGTCTGCTATTAAATATTCCATGTCAAGAATGTTAATATTGTGTTATTGGGTGCTACTAGGTTAATAACattaataatgtgataataaCCTAAATCCATGTAATATAGGTAGTTAATAGCATTCAAATTCTTGCTCATTATTAATCTAATGCCTTTTGTCATGTTGGTCTTGCACATGAATTTTTCTTCTGGGGACGAAAAGCAtttgaaaaatgaaatgtctaaaATGATGCCTATTTTACAGTTAATAAGTATTCTTTCTGACTTGGAACTATTTCCTGTCAGTTTAATGATGGCATATATGTACTCTGCGTTTTACCCCTGTTTTGTTTCTGCACTTTCTGAAACATTTTCCTTCAACTGATAAAATAGTTTTGATTAGAAAACATGTAGGTTTTAGTTTCCTCCGCATCTTTAAGCTCAACATAGATAATAGTTGTGTGGTGAGAGAACTGCAGATTACATATCTTTTAGAGTTAACTGTATTGTTATTGTACTTCATGTCTTCATTCATTTTCGCTGAAGTATGACCCACCTAAGTTCTGCTGTTTCATGAACACGAACATACTCTTGGGTGACTAGCCAAATTGATATATGCCTATTTATATATGCTTAAAGACTGTTATGATCAACATAAGCTCCTTTTTTTTCTGTAGCTCCAGATGAGATCGATAATCCACATCTTTTTGGATATTTCATAGAGAAGTTTGAAAATGCAATTATTATTTGTTTAGGTTCTTTGTTAGGTTAGAATGTATTAACTAGCTCTTTCTGTCACTACTACTTGGTTGATAAGTTTCAGTCAGTGGCATATGTAACTTTCACCTGGCATTTCTTCTTTTATGGAGGCAGTATATGCTTATTTGGGAGTTGAAATTTTATTTTGACTTATTTTCTGTTCCACCGATTTCAGGGCAAATGCACAACAGCCAAAGCTTTTCGTGGGCATGATCCTCATCCTCATTTTCGCAGAAGCGCTCGCTCTCTACGGTCTCATTGTTGGAATTATCCTTTCATCCCGTGCTGGCCAATCCCGGGCGGATTAAGCGCACTACCATTCTGTGACTACCGCACTGTTTATTATGCTATTCTGAGAGAATTGAAACTCTATGCCCTTGTCTAGTTTATTCTTGTTACCATGTATTAATGAAACAATCTGTAGCTGGAGGAAGGTGACACTTCCAGTCATGTTGGTTTTGGTGGTGTCAATTTTTTGGGTTAAGGTTGGATGGATGCTCCTGGGCTAAGTGGATTTAATTTTATCCTTGGTGAATAAAGAACACGGAATTGTAGCCAAATAATAACGTGATATATATATTTCTTTGCCCCTTTACTGAATCACTGGATTTTCTGTCATCTATCTATACTTGAGCATGTTCACCACGATAGTTGGTGGTTTGTTTCTGATGTTTTTGAGTCAATGGTTGATAGGTT
This sequence is a window from Miscanthus floridulus cultivar M001 chromosome 10, ASM1932011v1, whole genome shotgun sequence. Protein-coding genes within it:
- the LOC136487822 gene encoding V-type proton ATPase 16 kDa proteolipid subunit is translated as MSSVFSGDETAPFFGFLGAAAALVFSCMGAAYGTAKSGVGVASMGVMRPELVMKSIVPVVMAGVLGIYGLIIAVIISTGINPKAKSYYLFDGYAHLSSGLACGLAGLAAGMAIGIVGDAGVRANAQQPKLFVGMILILIFAEALALYGLIVGIILSSRAGQSRAD